The following coding sequences are from one Sardina pilchardus chromosome 16, fSarPil1.1, whole genome shotgun sequence window:
- the LOC134059793 gene encoding ras-associated and pleckstrin homology domains-containing protein 1-like: MTLSHLCYKVACATLEDKDITVAEEESYVEPVNLEDPTVPSLETLWPAHPCTLSAAASNITPTLPAVPTATVPPTVPTLHTVPTSQTPPQQNALSVSGDQQTTGEQPSNSSESTGPDDSVGPDNVEGFQAVQDLADYLFNLKDHSLALSREETAQIITLWESLSKYDRGRTIYPPRHQDTISKGRFRATKRTVVPGVESTKRCFAGGRSPAQWPDCNRVCEAVFVKLCEEYRGARRINGVRYARWTLVSKAYIHIRQVILNNAVVMERTTIQLPVMNSATIASWHNKRERSQEKNVLEQGIAAPKPTTVSPESLPPAVQRKGRPCMPTGPVDNPHSFVLPPNTAGMAQVKRRRNPLVPHGSTPAFLAALEPPPQATTSAPQPPLLNPNPVLPPPHPQVAPPRPALLAPKPQVTPQVQLAPQQQVTPQPQFTLQPPVTLQPQATPQQQATPQWQVTCQPQVTCQPQVTLQPQATPQWQVTPQSQVTCQPQVTLQPQATPQQQATPQQQVTCQPQVTLQPQVTPQQQVTPQPQVTLQPQATCQPQVTRQTLVTLQPQVTPQSQVTPQSQVTPQWQVTPQQQVTPQRQVTPQRQVTPQQQVTPQWQVTLQPQVTPQPLVTPQPQATPQPLFTCRPQVTPQPQVTPQPLFTPQQQVSPQPLLAPQTQLSPQPVLLALKPLPASYSEGSVVPPRIAGKSMADVPYTTQYYHKKKRTEEEQTGKKKRTYTRRTDTITCKQCNSERDPATHQQYFGNWFCQTTSNVTLAEWRAGLAAKGYGKKKEQ; the protein is encoded by the exons atgactttgtcccacctctgctACAAAGTGGCTTGTGCAACCCTGGAGGACAAGGACATCACTGTTGCAGAGGAAGAGTCGTATGTGGAGCCAGTTAATTTGGAGGATCCAACTGTACCCTCTCTAGAGACCTTATGGCCCGCACATCCGTGCACTCTATCAGCTGCTGCTAGCAACATCACACCTACTTTGCCAGCTGTACCAACAGCAACTGTACCTCCCACTGTACCTACACTTCATACAGTGCCCACAAGTCAAACTC CTCCCCAGCAAAACGCACTCAGTGTGTCTGGTGATCAGCAGACCACTGGTGAACAGCCCTCAAATTCATCTGAATCTACTGGTCCTGAT GACTCCGTCGGACCTGACAATGTTGAAGGTTTCCAAGCTGTCCAGGATTTGGCTGATTATCTCTTCAACTTAAAGGATCATTCTCTTGCCCTATCAAGGGAGGAAACTGCCCAGATCATAACCCTTTGGGAGTCCTTGTCCAAATATGACAGAGGACGCACAATATATCCTCCACGCCACCAGGACACCATCAGTAAGGGGAGATTCCGAGCCACTAAAAGAACTGTTGTGCCAGGGGTGGAGAGTACAAAAAG ATGCTTTGCAGGAGGGAGAAGTCCTGCACAGTGGCCTGACTGCAATCGGGTGTGTGAGGCAGTTTTTGTTAAGCTCTGCGAGGAGTACCGTGGAGCCAGACGCATCAATGGGGTTAGGTATGCACGATGGACTCTTGTCTCAAAGGCATACATCCATATCCGGCAAGTCATCTTGAACAATGCTGTAGTGATGGAGAGGACCACTATCCAGCTCCCAGTGATGAACAGTGCAACCATTGCTTCTTG GCACAACAAAAGGGAACGGTCACAGGAGAAGAATGTTCTGGAGCAAGGCATTGCTGCACCAAAGCCTACAACTGTGAGCCCAGAGAGTTTGCCGCCTGCTGTTCAGAGGAAAGGCCGACCCTGTATGCCTACCGGCCCTGTGGACAATCCCCATTCCTTTGTATTGCCACCAAACACTGCCGGGATGGCACAGGTGAAACGCAGACGTAACCCCCTAGTCCCTCATGGAAGTACACCAGCCTTTTTGGCAGCCCTCGAGCCACCTCCTCAGGCAACAACATCAGCTCCCCAACCTCCTCTGCTGAATCCAAATCCGGTCCTGCCACCTCCTCACCCTCAGGTCGCACCACCCCGACCAGCCCTGCTCGCACCCAAGCCTCAGGTCACCCCCCAGGTTCAGCTTGCCCCCCAGCAGCAGGTCACACCCCAGCCTCAATTCACACTGCAGCCTCCTGTCACACTGCAACCTCAGGCCACACCCCAGCAGCAGGCCACACCCCAGTGGCAGGTCACATGTCAGCCACAGGTCACATGTCAGCCACAGGTCACACTGCAACCACAGGCCACACCCCAGTGGCAGGTCACACCCCAGTCACAGGTCACATGTCAGCCACAGGTCACACTGCAACCACAGGCCACACCCCAGCAGCAGGCCACACCCCAGCAGCAGGTCACATGTCAGCCACAGGTCACACTGCAACCACAGGTCACACCCCAGCAGCAGGTCACACCCCAGCCTCAGGTCACACTGCAACCTCAGGCCACATGCCAGCCGCAGGTCACACGCCAGACTCTGGTCACACTGCAACCTCAGGTCACACCCCAGTCACAGGTCACACCCCAGTCACAGGTCACACCCCAGTGGCAGGTCACACCCCAGCAGCAGGTCACACCCCAGCGGCAGGTCACACCCCAGCGGCAGGTCACACCCCAGCAGCAGGTCACACCCCAGTGGCAGGTCACACTGCAGCCGCAAGTCACACCCCAGCCTCTGGTCACACCGCAACCACAGGCCACACCCCAGCCTCTTTTTACATGCCGTCCTCAGGTCACACCGCAGCCGCAGGTCACACCGCAGCCTCTTTTCACACCCCAGCAGCAGGTCTCACCCCAGCCTCTGCTCGCACCCCAGACTCAGCTTTCACCCCAACCAGTCCTGCTCGCACTTAAACCATTACCTGCATCCTATTCTGAAGGCTCTGTGGTTCCTCCCAGAATTGCTGGTAAATCCATGGCAGATGTGCCCTACACAACTCAGTACTatcataaaaagaaaagaacagaagagGAGCAGACTGGAAAAAAGAAGAGGACCTACACACGGAGAACTGATACCATCACCTGTAAGCAGTGCAATTCTGAGCGAGACCCAGCCACTCATCAACAGTATTTTGGAAATTGGTTTTGCCAAACTACATCAAATGTGACTCTGGCTGAGTGGCGGGCTGGTCTTGCAGCAAAGGGgtatggaaagaaaaaagagcaaTGA